A window of the Xiashengella succiniciproducens genome harbors these coding sequences:
- the recG gene encoding ATP-dependent DNA helicase RecG, producing the protein MSELATLNIMYLPGVGPRKAELLKQELRIVSYEDLLYYFPYRYVDRSKIFKINEIHPDMQYVQVKGRIVALRTIGEGRTKRLSAWLDDGTGRIELVWFKGLKYVQGRLRSDLDFIAFGKPVVYGGQINIVHPEMEKYDESKVRLQAGLQPQYITSEKLKSNFLNSRAIQKLIFNLLQGYKEKFPETLPAYLLEKQKLMLLNDALRVIHFPPDNITLEKARFRFKFEELFYIQLSILRLKNQRTYNVKGLLFERVGAYLNAYYKEYLPFELTEAQKRVIREIRRDMGSGRQMNRLLQGDVGSGKTLVALMVMLIAADNNYQSCLMAPTEILANQHYETIASQCDKIGIKVALLTGSSNKSERDKIHAALESGELLILIGTHALIEDKVVFRNLGLVVIDEQHRFGVEQRARLWKKNVTPPHVLVMTATPIPRTLAMTVYGDLDVSVIDQLPPGRKPIQTQHFFHNHRNKLNRFLHQEIEKGRQIYVVYPLIEESEKMDYKNLSEGYEYMKMAFPQYEVVMVHGKMKAAEKDEAMQAFASGKAHIMVATTVIEVGVNVPNASVMVIESAERFGLSQLHQLRGRVGRGAEQSYCILMTSYKLAEESRKRMEIMVRTNDGFEIAEADMKMRGPGDLEGTQQSGLPFELKIANLSRDSQVLQAARDVALEILEDDPMLEKPENQILVRRLTALARAKLNWSMIS; encoded by the coding sequence ATGAGCGAACTGGCAACCTTAAATATAATGTATCTGCCGGGAGTCGGTCCTCGAAAGGCCGAACTGCTGAAACAGGAACTTCGTATCGTGTCGTACGAAGATCTTCTGTATTACTTCCCTTACCGCTATGTGGACAGAAGCAAGATATTTAAGATTAATGAGATACATCCCGATATGCAGTATGTGCAGGTCAAAGGACGTATTGTTGCCTTGCGGACTATTGGGGAAGGCAGGACTAAGCGACTAAGTGCCTGGCTCGATGACGGCACAGGCAGAATAGAGCTTGTCTGGTTTAAAGGTCTGAAATATGTTCAGGGAAGACTGAGAAGTGACCTAGACTTTATCGCTTTTGGTAAACCTGTGGTCTATGGCGGTCAGATTAACATCGTACATCCTGAAATGGAAAAGTACGATGAAAGCAAGGTCCGCCTGCAGGCCGGCCTTCAGCCTCAGTATATTACCTCCGAGAAGCTGAAGAGCAACTTCCTTAATTCACGTGCTATTCAGAAGCTTATCTTCAACTTGTTGCAGGGGTACAAGGAGAAGTTTCCTGAAACTCTTCCTGCCTATCTTCTGGAGAAGCAAAAGCTGATGCTGTTGAATGATGCACTGCGCGTAATCCACTTTCCTCCCGATAATATAACCCTTGAAAAGGCCCGCTTCAGGTTTAAGTTTGAGGAACTCTTCTATATCCAGCTTAGTATCCTAAGGTTGAAAAACCAAAGAACCTACAATGTTAAAGGTCTCCTTTTCGAAAGGGTTGGCGCATATCTCAATGCCTATTACAAGGAGTATCTGCCCTTTGAACTGACAGAAGCGCAGAAGAGGGTGATTCGTGAGATCAGACGTGACATGGGTAGTGGCAGGCAGATGAACAGGTTGCTGCAGGGCGATGTAGGCAGCGGCAAAACTCTTGTTGCACTGATGGTGATGCTTATTGCTGCCGACAATAACTACCAGTCCTGCCTTATGGCACCCACCGAGATACTGGCTAATCAGCACTATGAAACAATAGCCTCCCAGTGCGATAAAATTGGTATTAAGGTGGCTCTGCTAACCGGTTCAAGTAATAAGTCGGAAAGGGATAAGATACATGCGGCCCTGGAGAGTGGGGAGCTGCTCATCCTGATAGGTACTCATGCTTTGATAGAGGACAAGGTGGTTTTCAGGAATTTGGGACTTGTTGTAATAGACGAACAGCACCGGTTCGGAGTGGAACAAAGGGCAAGGCTTTGGAAGAAGAATGTAACTCCACCTCACGTGCTGGTTATGACTGCTACACCCATACCGCGTACTCTTGCAATGACTGTATATGGCGACCTGGACGTGTCTGTTATAGATCAGTTGCCTCCAGGTCGTAAACCTATTCAAACTCAGCATTTTTTTCATAATCACCGTAATAAACTTAATCGTTTTCTTCATCAGGAAATTGAGAAGGGAAGGCAGATCTATGTGGTTTATCCATTAATTGAGGAGTCTGAAAAGATGGACTATAAAAACCTGAGTGAGGGCTATGAATATATGAAAATGGCCTTCCCTCAGTATGAAGTAGTCATGGTTCACGGGAAGATGAAGGCAGCCGAGAAAGATGAAGCAATGCAGGCCTTTGCCTCTGGCAAGGCCCATATAATGGTGGCAACTACTGTTATTGAAGTGGGGGTAAATGTCCCTAATGCGTCAGTGATGGTGATTGAGAGTGCCGAACGCTTCGGTCTGTCCCAGCTGCACCAGCTTCGTGGCAGGGTAGGTCGAGGTGCTGAACAGAGTTACTGCATACTCATGACTTCCTATAAGTTGGCTGAGGAAAGCCGCAAACGTATGGAGATTATGGTAAGAACCAATGATGGCTTTGAAATTGCAGAGGCTGATATGAAGATGAGGGGGCCCGGTGACCTTGAAGGTACTCAGCAGTCGGGTCTGCCATTCGAACTGAAGATAGCCAACCTCTCTCGTGATAGCCAGGTGCTTCAGGCAGCACGGGATGTTGCTTTGGAGATACTCGAGGATGATCCAATGCTTGAAAAACCTGAAAATCAGATATTGGTGCGCCGACTCACAGCCTTGGCAAGGGCAAAGCTTAACTGGAGCATGATAAGCTGA
- a CDS encoding YqaA family protein produces MKWIRNLYDWVLGWAESKYGGTALFILAFIESIFFPIPPDILLIALALGASHKSFRYALLASIGSIAGAVIGYSLGHFSWLTSTGEFTGFAMFFFDNIPGFTEDLFYQIKSLFDEWDFWVIFTAGFTPIPYKVFTITSGVFDISMPMFLLASAVSRSARFFLVASLIWKYGPPIKVFIDKYFNLIVTAFTVLLIGGFLVIKYLI; encoded by the coding sequence ATGAAGTGGATAAGAAATCTATATGACTGGGTCCTGGGATGGGCCGAATCTAAGTACGGAGGAACGGCTCTCTTTATCCTTGCCTTTATAGAATCAATATTCTTCCCCATTCCACCAGATATATTACTGATTGCCTTAGCTCTGGGAGCAAGTCACAAATCTTTTCGTTATGCCCTTTTAGCCTCAATAGGATCTATAGCAGGAGCAGTAATTGGCTACTCACTGGGCCATTTTTCATGGTTGACCAGTACTGGTGAGTTTACAGGTTTTGCAATGTTTTTCTTCGACAATATTCCCGGCTTTACAGAAGACCTGTTCTATCAGATAAAGTCCCTGTTTGACGAATGGGATTTCTGGGTGATATTTACTGCCGGTTTTACACCGATTCCTTACAAGGTATTTACTATCACATCCGGGGTATTCGATATAAGCATGCCAATGTTTCTCTTAGCCTCTGCAGTAAGTCGAAGTGCACGATTTTTCCTTGTAGCCTCCCTGATCTGGAAATATGGTCCCCCGATCAAGGTCTTTATTGACAAGTACTTTAATCTGATTGTAACAGCATTTACAGTATTGCTGATAGGCGGCTTTTTGGTTATCAAATATTTAATCTGA
- a CDS encoding TIM-barrel domain-containing protein, with translation MTPLTSLRIRLTTLLFLILLSCTSVMRAQESNSSFINYYQFPNYLIIKTSDGFLRLRSYSAGTIEVSFAADSNFIAPSDAVIAKALDAQVILRNSPDKMDVRMGDTYFSVNKVDFEIRISTGPSMGEEVVINGPFATGGAYGVNFRLDARDKVIGGGARAIDMNRRGKRLLLSNEANWGYEWGAERLNYSLPVFFVSKMYMVFFDSPQKAVADIGQSVKNRFRIESPKSSFNLYLITGASYSGLLSEYSRVTGTQPLPPLWALGYINGSERYHTQSDVTTATDSIQLAKFPLDGVLLDNAWYGKGSENLRMGSLTWDEENWPRHSLMVSNLKQKNINTVLITQPYFLTSEANYDDAAGQGFFATDSTGSPYVISDFWFGQASILDVFNKDATNWYMQKLKPLADEGIAGWWSDLGEPEAHPGDLTYQAGDSRSLHNIYGHTWAKALSEYYAKNYPKVRLFNLTRSGYAGSQRYSVFPRTGEVKSSWSGLRAQLPIMLTLSMSGIPYVHSDIGGFAENSRNEELLIRWAQLGVFSPIFRMYGDKNSPDLYQCSQETQKIMRELINLRYSLMPYIYTMAYQQATSGKPLVRPLMYVHDDHYLMDIYDMYYFGDNMLVAPILDPGATSRRVELPFGQWINYYTGEVYSGGRSLEIPAPLNTIPVFVKAGSFIPTVKPQTSLPMINTENMTITYFHDNEVASAEGELYLDDGSNPRALKDNNYQLFTFKAQNKEKELSIDISHNNGVYLYRPGRREIELIVKNLSERPTTVRVDGKNTDFRYITKTREVQVKFTMGTEPVNVKIK, from the coding sequence ATGACCCCTTTAACCTCACTAAGAATCAGACTTACTACACTCTTGTTCTTGATATTGCTGTCGTGCACTAGCGTCATGAGAGCCCAGGAGAGTAATTCCAGTTTCATAAACTACTATCAGTTCCCCAACTATCTAATAATTAAGACCTCCGACGGTTTTCTAAGGCTGCGTAGTTATTCCGCCGGAACGATAGAGGTTTCTTTTGCAGCCGACTCCAACTTTATTGCACCAAGTGATGCAGTGATTGCAAAGGCATTGGATGCACAGGTTATCTTACGCAACTCCCCGGACAAGATGGATGTGCGTATGGGCGACACATACTTCAGTGTAAATAAAGTAGACTTCGAAATAAGAATTTCAACAGGACCATCCATGGGAGAAGAAGTAGTGATAAATGGTCCCTTTGCAACTGGAGGAGCCTATGGAGTAAACTTCCGCCTTGATGCTCGCGACAAAGTGATTGGTGGTGGCGCAAGGGCAATAGATATGAACCGCAGAGGCAAGCGACTCTTACTTAGTAATGAAGCCAACTGGGGATATGAGTGGGGAGCTGAAAGACTCAATTACTCCCTGCCTGTATTTTTTGTATCAAAGATGTACATGGTCTTTTTTGACTCACCTCAAAAAGCTGTAGCAGATATAGGTCAAAGTGTAAAAAACAGGTTCAGAATAGAATCTCCCAAAAGCAGTTTCAACCTATATCTGATAACAGGAGCTTCCTACAGTGGCTTACTTAGCGAGTATAGCAGGGTGACAGGCACTCAGCCATTGCCGCCACTCTGGGCCTTAGGGTATATCAATGGCAGTGAACGTTATCATACTCAGAGTGATGTCACTACTGCTACAGACTCCATACAGCTGGCAAAATTCCCGCTTGACGGAGTGCTTCTTGACAATGCATGGTATGGCAAGGGTAGCGAAAATTTACGTATGGGAAGTCTGACCTGGGATGAAGAAAACTGGCCCAGGCACAGTTTGATGGTAAGTAACCTCAAACAGAAGAACATAAACACAGTGCTGATTACCCAGCCCTATTTCCTGACATCAGAAGCCAACTATGATGATGCGGCCGGACAAGGCTTCTTTGCAACAGATAGTACAGGTAGTCCTTATGTTATAAGTGACTTCTGGTTTGGTCAGGCATCAATACTTGATGTATTCAACAAGGATGCGACCAATTGGTATATGCAAAAGCTAAAACCCTTGGCAGACGAAGGTATTGCAGGCTGGTGGAGTGATCTGGGAGAGCCGGAGGCTCACCCAGGAGATTTGACATACCAAGCCGGTGATTCCCGGTCTTTGCACAACATCTATGGCCATACCTGGGCCAAGGCACTTAGTGAGTATTATGCGAAAAACTATCCCAAAGTAAGGTTGTTTAACCTTACCCGTAGCGGTTATGCCGGTTCGCAACGCTATTCTGTTTTCCCACGCACCGGAGAAGTTAAGAGCTCCTGGAGCGGGTTGAGGGCGCAACTTCCAATAATGCTCACCTTATCTATGTCGGGCATACCCTATGTACACTCTGATATAGGTGGCTTTGCCGAAAACAGCAGGAATGAGGAACTACTGATAAGATGGGCACAGCTGGGTGTTTTCTCTCCCATATTCAGAATGTACGGTGACAAGAATAGTCCTGATCTATATCAATGTAGTCAGGAAACCCAGAAGATAATGCGTGAACTTATCAACCTGCGTTACAGTCTGATGCCCTATATATACACCATGGCTTATCAACAGGCAACCAGCGGTAAACCACTTGTCAGACCACTGATGTATGTCCATGATGACCACTACCTGATGGACATTTATGATATGTATTACTTTGGTGACAATATGCTCGTCGCCCCAATTTTGGACCCGGGGGCAACGTCACGCAGGGTGGAACTACCTTTTGGTCAATGGATCAACTATTACACAGGTGAGGTTTATAGTGGTGGCCGCTCACTTGAAATACCGGCACCACTTAATACCATACCTGTTTTTGTCAAGGCCGGAAGTTTCATTCCAACAGTAAAGCCCCAGACATCGCTCCCGATGATAAATACTGAAAATATGACAATTACATATTTTCATGATAATGAAGTGGCTTCGGCTGAAGGCGAGCTGTACCTGGATGACGGATCTAACCCAAGGGCATTGAAAGACAACAATTATCAGCTTTTTACCTTTAAAGCGCAGAACAAAGAAAAGGAACTGAGTATTGATATATCCCACAACAACGGGGTTTATCTTTATCGCCCCGGACGCAGGGAGATAGAACTTATTGTAAAGAACCTCTCCGAAAGACCAACTACAGTGAGGGTTGACGGGAAAAACACGGACTTCAGGTATATAACAAAAACCAGGGAAGTACAGGTTAAATTCACAATGGGCACGGAACCTGTCAATGTTAAGATAAAGTGA
- a CDS encoding protein-L-isoaspartate(D-aspartate) O-methyltransferase: MITDDFRHKGLRSRLVDELRRKGAGSETVLKAINSVPRHLFLDSSFVKIAYSDVAFPIGAGQTISQPSTVARQTTLLKVSRGSRVLEVGTGSGYQAAVLSEMGVEVYTIERQAELYRKTAAVLRNLGYSDIKTYLGDGYEGLPDQGPFDAILVTAGAAELPQKLLLQMKVGAAMVIPLGRGTQIMTRIWRISEDEFEKEEFEECAFVPMLNGIAR, from the coding sequence ATGATTACAGATGATTTCAGGCATAAAGGACTAAGGTCCAGGCTGGTTGATGAATTGAGGAGGAAGGGTGCAGGCAGTGAAACTGTGCTTAAGGCCATTAATTCTGTACCTCGCCACCTTTTCCTTGATAGTTCCTTTGTAAAAATAGCCTATAGTGATGTTGCCTTTCCAATTGGGGCTGGACAAACTATTTCCCAGCCTTCCACCGTGGCCAGACAGACAACCCTCCTTAAAGTTTCCCGGGGCAGCCGGGTTCTGGAGGTCGGTACAGGCTCAGGTTATCAGGCTGCAGTACTTAGCGAGATGGGGGTGGAGGTCTATACTATTGAGAGGCAGGCCGAGTTGTATCGTAAGACAGCTGCAGTGCTTCGTAATCTTGGCTATTCAGATATCAAAACTTATCTTGGTGACGGATATGAAGGATTGCCCGATCAGGGTCCTTTTGATGCAATACTTGTAACTGCCGGTGCTGCTGAGCTGCCTCAAAAGTTGCTGTTGCAGATGAAGGTAGGTGCAGCTATGGTTATTCCTCTGGGACGAGGCACTCAGATTATGACCCGAATATGGCGTATCAGTGAAGATGAATTTGAAAAGGAGGAGTTTGAAGAATGCGCTTTTGTCCCTATGCTTAATGGTATAGCAAGATAA
- the uvrA gene encoding excinuclease ABC subunit UvrA has translation MLGESRTPDVREPAEAARIDIYGARVHNLKNIDVSIPRNKLVVITGLSGSGKSSLAFDTIYAEGQRRYIETFSAYARQFLGSLERPDVDKITGLSPVISIEQKTTSRNPRSTVGTVTEIYDFLRLLYARAGEAFSYVSGEKMVRWTDSKILEKILSDYEGKAVYILAPVVKGRKGHYKELFEHLRRKGFINVRVDGEITEIKHNMRVDRYKNHFIEVVIDKLVVEAKDRKRLEESVKLAMKQGSNVMMLIEKDNREPRYFSRLLMCPVSGISYSEPAPHSFSFNSPQGACPKCKGLGVIKIADLDKIIPDPKLSIYKGGILPLGKHREILIFWQLEALAEKYGFTLKTNIENIPEEALDAILYGTNEPLTLKNTPLGTASGYYMNFNGVIKYLQDKQDSESDDEGLSGRYITEAKCPECNGARLNKEALHYRIDGKNIAELAGMDLSVLSGWLVGLEDRLSDKQKQIATEILKEIRSRLGFMLDVGLEYLSLDRSASTLSGGESQRIRLATQIGSQLVNVLYILDEPSIGLHQRDNHRLIESLKQLRDNGNSVLVVEHDRDMMMAADQIIDMGPFAGRHGGKVVSQGSPEDILKSESLTAEYLRGIKTIPVPEKRREGNGKSIKIIGAKGNNLKNISVEFPLGKLICVTGVSGSGKSTLVNETLYPILNKHIYNGVAEPLPYKEIIGLENIDKVVDVDQSPLGRTPRSNPATYTKLFDEIRKLFAELPESKIRNYKPGRFSFNIAGGRCETCKGGGMQIIEMNFLPDVTVECPDCGGKRYNRETLEVRFKGKSISDVLDMTINQSVEFFENIPKIYQKVRMMQQVGLGYIKLGQSSTTLSGGESQRVKLSSELARKDTGKTLYILDEPTTGLHFEDIRVLLEVLNKLVDRGNTVIVIEHNLDVVKAADYIIDIGPEGGSRGGEVLACGTPEEIALVKKSYTGQFLLMEPEFKHLKKK, from the coding sequence ATGTTAGGAGAATCAAGAACACCGGATGTCCGGGAGCCAGCAGAAGCTGCACGGATTGACATCTATGGAGCACGGGTTCACAATCTAAAAAACATCGACGTCAGCATTCCCCGCAATAAGCTGGTGGTGATCACGGGATTGAGTGGAAGCGGGAAATCCTCTCTTGCTTTTGACACTATCTATGCCGAGGGTCAGAGAAGGTATATCGAAACCTTTTCGGCATATGCCAGACAATTCCTTGGTAGTTTGGAACGGCCCGATGTCGACAAGATAACCGGACTCAGTCCAGTAATTTCAATTGAGCAAAAGACTACAAGCCGTAATCCACGGTCAACGGTGGGAACCGTGACCGAGATATACGACTTTCTCCGTCTGCTTTATGCAAGAGCCGGCGAGGCCTTCTCCTATGTCTCAGGCGAAAAGATGGTTCGCTGGACCGATTCCAAGATCCTGGAGAAGATACTAAGCGATTACGAAGGCAAAGCAGTATATATCCTGGCTCCTGTTGTAAAGGGACGCAAGGGGCATTATAAGGAGCTGTTTGAGCATCTCCGCCGCAAAGGTTTTATTAATGTGCGTGTTGATGGTGAGATTACCGAGATCAAGCACAATATGCGCGTAGACCGATATAAGAACCACTTTATTGAGGTAGTTATTGACAAGCTGGTAGTTGAAGCCAAAGACCGCAAACGGCTTGAGGAATCAGTAAAACTTGCAATGAAGCAGGGCAGTAATGTAATGATGCTTATAGAGAAAGACAACAGGGAGCCCAGGTACTTTAGCCGACTCCTTATGTGTCCTGTAAGTGGTATCTCGTATAGTGAACCGGCTCCTCACTCCTTCTCATTCAATTCACCCCAGGGAGCCTGTCCCAAATGTAAGGGATTGGGTGTTATCAAGATAGCAGACCTCGACAAGATCATTCCGGATCCAAAGTTAAGCATCTACAAGGGAGGTATCCTTCCTTTGGGCAAGCACCGTGAGATCCTGATATTCTGGCAACTTGAAGCCTTGGCAGAAAAATATGGATTCACGCTTAAGACAAACATAGAAAACATACCAGAGGAGGCGCTTGATGCCATACTATATGGGACCAACGAACCGCTGACACTGAAAAACACACCGCTGGGTACGGCTTCAGGATACTATATGAACTTCAACGGGGTAATCAAATATCTCCAGGACAAGCAGGACAGCGAATCGGACGACGAAGGTCTGTCTGGTCGCTATATTACTGAAGCCAAATGCCCAGAGTGTAATGGAGCAAGACTAAACAAGGAAGCACTGCATTACCGCATTGATGGGAAAAACATTGCAGAACTGGCAGGTATGGATTTGTCAGTACTGTCAGGTTGGCTCGTAGGGCTGGAAGACAGACTCAGCGATAAGCAAAAGCAGATTGCAACTGAGATACTTAAAGAAATCCGCTCCCGCCTGGGCTTTATGCTTGACGTAGGACTGGAATACCTTTCACTTGACAGAAGTGCTTCTACCCTGTCTGGAGGAGAGAGCCAACGAATCAGACTGGCAACACAAATTGGTTCCCAGTTAGTCAATGTGCTGTACATACTTGACGAGCCGTCAATCGGACTTCATCAAAGGGATAACCACAGACTGATAGAGTCACTAAAGCAGTTGCGTGACAATGGCAACTCAGTGCTCGTTGTAGAGCATGACCGAGATATGATGATGGCTGCCGACCAGATAATTGATATGGGACCCTTTGCCGGACGACACGGAGGAAAGGTGGTAAGCCAGGGTAGTCCTGAAGATATTCTCAAATCAGAATCTCTTACGGCTGAATACCTGAGAGGAATCAAAACTATCCCTGTCCCCGAGAAAAGACGGGAAGGCAATGGCAAAAGCATCAAGATTATTGGAGCTAAGGGCAACAACCTCAAAAATATCAGCGTAGAGTTCCCACTTGGCAAGTTGATTTGTGTAACCGGAGTATCGGGTAGTGGCAAGTCAACCCTTGTCAATGAGACATTGTATCCCATACTTAATAAGCATATTTATAACGGTGTTGCCGAGCCACTGCCATACAAGGAAATCATTGGTCTTGAAAACATAGACAAGGTGGTGGATGTGGACCAATCTCCACTGGGACGTACACCAAGGTCCAATCCGGCTACCTACACAAAGCTCTTTGATGAGATCAGGAAGCTCTTCGCTGAACTTCCTGAGTCTAAGATCAGAAACTATAAGCCAGGTCGCTTCTCATTCAATATAGCAGGTGGACGTTGTGAAACCTGTAAGGGAGGCGGAATGCAGATTATTGAGATGAATTTCCTGCCCGATGTAACCGTTGAATGTCCCGATTGCGGTGGCAAGCGTTATAACCGGGAAACTTTGGAAGTCAGATTCAAAGGCAAGTCCATAAGTGACGTACTTGACATGACTATCAACCAGTCTGTTGAGTTCTTTGAGAATATACCAAAGATATACCAGAAAGTCAGGATGATGCAACAAGTTGGTTTGGGATATATCAAACTGGGTCAGTCATCTACTACTCTTTCAGGAGGTGAGTCTCAGAGAGTAAAACTATCATCTGAACTGGCACGAAAGGATACAGGTAAGACCCTCTATATCCTTGATGAGCCTACTACAGGACTGCACTTTGAAGATATCAGGGTATTGCTTGAGGTTCTCAACAAACTGGTAGACAGGGGTAACACAGTGATAGTGATAGAGCACAACCTGGACGTTGTAAAAGCAGCTGATTATATTATTGACATAGGTCCCGAAGGAGGAAGTCGGGGTGGCGAAGTACTTGCCTGTGGAACGCCAGAGGAGATAGCGCTTGTCAAAAAGAGCTATACTGGTCAGTTCCTGCTTATGGAACCCGAATTCAAGCATTTGAAGAAGAAATAA
- a CDS encoding MBL fold metallo-hydrolase, with product MKVSILTFNPFSENTLILSDETGECVIVDPGMMSEGDNARFSGFIEEKGLKPVKILQTHLHLDHVFGLKYVTERYGLEAVAHKDDLHLIEMHRDYAYNFGIVVQSDPPCPTILIEEGDVVTFGNTQLKALHIPGHSLGSLAYYNEKDKILIAGDVLFRGSVGRTDLPGGDHGSLISGIINKLMVLPDDVVVYPGHGPSTTIGEEKLHNPYL from the coding sequence ATGAAGGTCTCGATACTTACATTTAACCCCTTTAGTGAGAATACCCTTATCCTGTCGGATGAGACAGGCGAGTGTGTAATAGTGGATCCGGGAATGATGTCAGAGGGTGACAATGCCCGGTTTTCAGGATTTATTGAGGAAAAAGGGCTCAAGCCTGTTAAAATACTTCAGACTCACCTACACCTGGATCATGTGTTTGGTCTAAAATACGTGACTGAGCGCTACGGCCTAGAGGCCGTAGCTCACAAGGATGACCTGCATCTGATAGAGATGCATAGGGATTATGCTTACAACTTTGGTATAGTGGTTCAAAGCGATCCTCCTTGTCCTACAATTTTGATAGAGGAAGGTGATGTCGTTACTTTTGGTAATACCCAGCTAAAAGCACTTCACATTCCTGGGCACTCACTTGGCAGTCTTGCCTATTACAATGAGAAAGACAAAATACTTATTGCCGGAGATGTCTTGTTTAGGGGAAGCGTTGGCCGCACTGACCTTCCCGGAGGTGATCATGGTAGCCTGATATCAGGAATCATTAATAAACTGATGGTCCTTCCGGATGATGTAGTAGTATATCCGGGTCACGGGCCATCGACTACAATAGGAGAGGAGAAACTACACAATCCTTATTTATAG
- a CDS encoding lytic transglycosylase domain-containing protein has translation MKLNLSRSRFLNLFLLTTLSVVIVFNLFVSSSVPAEVPATAQDNPITEDYRIHSLPIPEKLSFAGETVPMNKTYVRESYDRELLVNTYWQSSTLLLIKKSKRYFSIIEPILAAQGVPDDFKYLPMIESSLQERIVSPAGAVGLWQFLSAAAKENGLEVNKEVDERYHIEKATIAACKYLKDAYNKFGSWTLAAASYNAGLRGIQNQIEKQKTSNYYELLLNEETARYVFRLLAIREIVSNPAEFGFIVGEDDFYPIIETDTLVISGPVPDFADFAKGHGITYRELKDLNPWLRETFLTNASGKQYTIRLPKPGAFEVQP, from the coding sequence ATGAAATTGAATTTATCCCGTTCACGCTTCCTTAACCTGTTCTTGCTAACCACTTTATCAGTTGTGATAGTCTTCAATCTGTTTGTCAGTTCTTCAGTACCGGCTGAAGTACCTGCTACAGCTCAGGATAATCCTATTACTGAGGACTACCGCATTCACTCTCTCCCCATTCCTGAGAAGCTGAGTTTCGCAGGTGAAACGGTGCCTATGAACAAGACATATGTAAGGGAAAGCTACGACCGGGAGTTACTTGTCAATACTTACTGGCAGTCATCTACACTATTGTTAATCAAGAAGTCCAAAAGATATTTTTCAATTATTGAACCCATCCTGGCAGCACAAGGAGTTCCCGACGATTTCAAGTACCTCCCCATGATTGAAAGCTCACTACAGGAACGCATAGTTTCACCGGCAGGAGCTGTTGGCCTCTGGCAATTCCTGAGTGCAGCAGCTAAGGAAAACGGTCTGGAAGTAAATAAGGAAGTTGATGAGCGCTATCATATTGAAAAGGCCACTATAGCAGCCTGCAAGTACCTGAAGGATGCATACAACAAATTTGGCTCCTGGACACTTGCAGCCGCATCTTACAATGCAGGATTACGAGGCATTCAGAATCAGATAGAGAAGCAGAAGACAAGCAACTACTACGAACTACTCCTCAATGAGGAAACTGCCCGCTATGTATTCCGGCTTCTGGCTATTCGTGAGATTGTTTCAAATCCTGCAGAATTCGGCTTTATAGTTGGAGAGGATGATTTCTACCCCATTATAGAAACCGACACTCTGGTTATCAGTGGGCCAGTACCTGACTTTGCAGACTTTGCAAAAGGGCATGGAATTACTTATCGTGAACTGAAGGATCTGAATCCATGGCTAAGAGAAACCTTCCTGACCAATGCTTCAGGTAAGCAGTATACCATAAGGTTACCCAAGCCTGGAGCGTTTGAAGTCCAACCATAA